One stretch of Corvus hawaiiensis isolate bCorHaw1 chromosome 1, bCorHaw1.pri.cur, whole genome shotgun sequence DNA includes these proteins:
- the CCK gene encoding cholecystokinin, which yields MYSGICICVFLAVLSVSSFGQQALGSHNGNPLPAELEQSLTEPHRHIRAPSSAGSLKSLPRLDGSSDQRANIGALLAKYLQQARKGSTGRFSVMGNRVQSIDPTHRINDRDYMGWMDFGRRSAEEYEYSS from the exons ATGTACAGCGGGATATGCATCTGCGTGTTCCTTGCTGTGCTCTCGGTGAGCTCCTTCGGACAGCAAGCTCTGGGCTCACACAATGGGAATCCTCTGcctgctgagctggagcagagcctgacagaACCTCACCGGCACATCCGCGCCCCGTCATCCGCTGGGTCCCTGAAATCCCTGCCACGGCTGGATGGCAGCAGTGACCAAAGAGCCAACATCGGCGCTTTGCTGGCCAAGTATCTCCAGCAAGCCAGAAAAG GTTCCACTGGAAGATTCTCAGTTATGGGAAACAGGGTACAGAGCATTGATCCTACTCACAGGATAAATGACAGAGACTACATGGGCTGGATGGATTTTGGACGCCGCAGTGCTGAAGAATATGAGTATTCTTCGTGA